Within the Bacteroidales bacterium genome, the region CAAAAGCGGTGAGATCCCGGTTGTAAAAATGGTACCTGATCCGACTGATACCACCTTCACGCGTTCCATTCGCGATACCATTGGATACATTCTGGTCAAGGATTCCCTGTTTTCCAGGAAGGCAGGATTTGATGTGAACAATCTACGCTACATACCTCACTCCGGCGGAGAAATGTTTCATATGGATGCAGGGCAGATCGAACGCAGCAAGGTGATGGTCAATGTATTTGAGGCCTATGCACTGAATACCCAGATCCTCAAGGGATTGGATGCACAGCTGGTGAGTAATTTCAATGATCTCCTTGAATCCACCCAGCGATTTCCGGGCATCAAGGTAGGTTCAATGGAAGAAGCCACCCTTGACGGGAACTGGGAATAAACCCTTTTTCCGCGATGATTCCCACCGTTTCGCCGGATTTGAACATTCTCGACGAATCATTTGATGAAAACCGGGCACTTTCCTGCAAGTTAGCCGTACAAATTTCCAGCGTTCATCTTGCCTGCACAGTGCTGGATCTGCAGGAATCCCGTTACCTGGCTGCACAGATCTACCGGTTTCCAGAGCAGGCGACAGCAGGGGATTTCTGCCATCAGCTCAGAGAGATTGCAGCATCCGGAATTTTATCGTGGCATTTCGCCTCCGCCAATTTATTCGTTTCCAATCAGCTCTATACGCTGGTTCCTTGGCCCCTGTTCAATCCTTCCAAACAGGAAGACTACCTCAGGTTCAACCTGAGCGGGCTGCAGGCAGACGTAATTTATCTGACTGACCGGCTTCCAGGCCTTGATGCCGTTGTCGTTTTTGCCATTCACCGCTGGCTGAAAGACGAACTCAGTGCGATCTTTGGCACCGCCCGCCTTCACCATACGATCAGTCCGTTTGTTGAGTCCATCCTTGGCCGTTTTAAATATGCCGGCAGCGATCCGGCCGTTTTCCTGAATATTCAACCTGACATAGTCGAGATGCTGATCCTGGACAACCACAAGGTCAGCCTTTGTAACACGTTTAAGTACGTGACGCCGGAGGATCTTTTGTACTACACGATGTTTGTGCTTGAGCAGTCGGGGCTCACTCCGGATCAGGTCCCGTTAATGATCACGGGAGAGGTGGGAAAACATGCTCCGGTAATCGAAAATCTGACTGCCTTTTTCCCTCACATTGATTTTGTGACCCGTAATGATGCTTTCCGTTACGCACCTTCCTTTGAGGAAATTCCCGGACATTATCTTCATAATCTTTTAAACGCAGAGCATTGCGAATTATAGCAGGTTTCCTCAAAGGGAGGAAGATCGTTCCGCCGTCAAATCTGCCGGTGCGCCCAACGACGGACATGGCCAGGGAAGGGCTGTTCAATATTCTTTCAAACGCATTTGATTTTTCCACCATCCGCGTCCTGGATCTCTTCTCCGGCACAGGTCTCATTTCACTGGAGTTTGCTTCCCGCGGCTGCCTGGATATTGTGGCCGTTGACATTCATCCGGCCTGTTGTGCTTTTCAGAAGGAAACCACCCGGCGGCTTCAGTTGGACAGCATTCGTGCCGTCCGTGGTGATGTGTTCAGGTTTGTGCGAAAATCCGCTGCCGGATTTGATCTCATTTTTGCGGATCCGCCCTTTGACCATCCCCGGGTACCGGATCTGCCTGACATCATCTTCAATGCAGGGCTTCTCAATCCTGAAGGCTGGTACATACAGGAACATTCAGCCAGGCATGCCTTTGCTGCACATCCCCGCTTCTACCAGCACCGAAAATACGGTGATGTGAATTTTACCATCCTGAAATGACCGGTCAATGCAGGTAGCCGTGAATGGCTTCAGGAATGAAAGGATTCGGATTGCCGTCATTCCGGATGATATCCCTGACGATCGAGGAATTCAAAGCCGTGAACTCCGGTGTGGCAAGCAGGAAAACTGTCTCAATGTCAGGAAAGATCTGCTTGTTGATCTGCCCGATGCTCCTTTCAAATTCGAAATCGGCTGATGTCCGTAAACCGCGGACAATGAAAAGCACTCCGTTCTCCCTGCAGAAATCCACCGTCAGCCCCTGATAACTTTCCACTCTGATCTGCGGGTAGGCGTTGAAGACTTTCCTGATCCATTCCATTCGCCTGTCCAGGGGAAAGAAATATTTTTTTTCAATATTCTGCCCCACGGCGATGATGATCTCGTCAAAGATGGAAAGCGCTCTCTGGACGATGGATTCATGCCCCCTGGTGATGGGATCAAACGATCCCGGAAATACAGCGATCTTTTTCATTGCCTGGTATTTTAAACAAAGATAGGAAAAAGCAAATTTAACTATCTTTGCCCGTCATTAACCATACCTTTTTCCATGGACTTTCGAAATGATATCTCTGAAAAGATCAGCGAATTTCTCCTGTTGATCAAAGCTGTCAAGCTGAATGTTGCCGATCCGTTTACCTGGGCATCAGGGATCAAATCTCCAATTTATTGCGATAACCGCATCACCCTGTCGTATCCGAGCATACGCACGTTCATCCGGCAGGCTTATGCCAAGGTGATCACCGAAGAATTTGGCTCAGTGGATCTTATCGCCGGCGTGGCCACAGGCGCCATTGCACACGGCGTCCTGGTGGCGGAGGAACTTGGCCTCCCTTTTGTCTATGTCAGAGCTTCCAAAAAAGATCACGGCCTGGAAAATGTCATCGAAGGTAAAATCACCCCCGGCCAGTCCGTCGTTGTGATCGAAGACCTTGTCTCAACCGGAAGCACGAGTCTGAGTACGGTCAGGACATTGCGCGGGCAGGATTGCATTGTCAAGGGCATGGTCGCCATCTTTACCTACAACCTGACCAAAGCCATCCGGAATTTTGAAAAAGAAAACTGCATCCTGTATGCGCTGACCGATTATGACCGGCTGATCCAAAAGGCACTGTCGGAAGATTATATCCGGGATGAGGATCTGGAAGCGCTGAAGCAATGGCGGGAAAACCCGGAAGCCTGGGGCAAGTAATCCCAATGAAATGAAAATCATTGAAAGCGAGAAGGTTACCATTCAAAAACCTGCTGAAGTGCTATTTGCCTTTCTCAGTGACCTGAACAACTTCAGGGATCTGATGCCTCCGCAGGTCATCAACTGGCAATCCACACAGGATACCTGCTCCTTTACGATCCAGGGAATGACCGATCTTTCGCTTCGTCTGGCGGAAAAGACACCCTTTAGCCGGCTCACCATCCTGCCGGAAGGGAACCCTCCCTTTCCGTTTGAACTGGATTGCTACCTGGTTGAAAGCCAGGAGGAAACCGAGACCCGGATCGTCTTTCAGGCCGATCTGAACCCTTTCCTGAGCATGGTGGCGCTGAATCCCCTGAGGAACTTTGTCAATCTTCTCAACAGAAAACTCAAGGAGCTGGCAGAGAATGATTTCAGGGGACTGGATTCCGGCATTGCGTGAACGATTAACTTTCAATGATATAAGCGATCTCTTTCTGGTCGCAACAGATCTCATCTCCCACCGAAGTCCTGACGACTAACCGTCCGATGTCGTCCACCGTTTCAATTCGTGCCAGCAACCGTTTTCCCTTGTACCTAAAGGGGTAATAGCCTCCTGACCTGTATTGGCAATGCAGGTAATCATCGTTCAGCCTTTTGAAATCACCCAGCCTCAAATCACGGTAACGTTTGTCCAGGTAATGGCAGAGATCCGTCAGGCACCTGTTCAGGCTGAATTCCATTTCGGTCACGTTTTTCAGGGATACCGGGTTGGGGGCGCCGCTGAAGAAAACTTCCTGGTTGATGTTGAAGCCGATCCCTACGACAGTGCTGATAATGGATGATCCCAGGATCATGTTGTTGATCAATATGCCCGCTGCTTTCCTGTCGCCGATATAGAGATCGTTGGGCCACTTTATCTTAACGGGATCATCTACAGGAAGTTGGTTTGCGAAATCATAAAGTCCCAGGCTTGTCACTTTGTTCAGCATGAACTGGTTTTCGAGAGGCAGGAAGCCGGGGTAAAGTACGATGCTGAGGGTCAGGTTCTTTCCGGGTTCGCTTTCCCAGGTGTTGACATCCATGCCTCTGCCGGCATACTGGTAGTGTGCAACAACCAGGCATCCTTCCGGGAAGCTATGCTCCTTCATTTCCTTCAGCATAAAAGCATTGGTGGAGCTCACACGGTCCAGGTAAATGATTTTGCTGCCAATGATCTGTTTTGCCATTACCGGTAAATTGTTTCCCTGTCACAAAGATAAGATATGTTCATACGGGTGGATTATTTGCGTAACTTTGCAGGCGAAAAAATTCAAAGGTAAATTGATGGCCCGGACCAAAAGCAAGAAGGATACTTCAGAGGAGTTGAGCAACCTGATCGTTGAAGGAATTCAGCAACGAAAAGGAAAGAACATTGTTCGTCTTGACTTTGCCGGGCTGCATAACGCATTTTGCAGATTCTTCATCATCTGTCAGGGTAATTCCAGAACACAGGTAGAGGCCATTGCTGATTCTGTGGATGAAATCGTAAAGAAGACCCTCGGGCAGGATCCCTGGCACAGTGAAGGGTATGAAAATGCTGAATGGATCTTGCTGGATTATGTTGATGTGGTAGTGCATGTTTTCCAGGACAAGACCAGGAAATTTTACCGGTTGGAAGAATTGTGGGCAGATGCCCAGGTAAAGCAGTTCGACTCAGAAGATTCCCAATTCAAGGCAGAATGACAGATCAAAATAAAAATAATACACCACCCCCGCCTGCACACAAGCAAAAAACCAGTAAGCCCAAGTTTAACTTCTACTGGATTTATGCCTTTTTGGCCCTCGTATTTTTTGGAACCTATTTTTTGAATTTTAATGCTGAAACAAAGCAGATCAGCAATTGGGGTGAATTCACGAAGATGCTTCAAAACGGT harbors:
- the rsfS gene encoding ribosome silencing factor; translated protein: MARTKSKKDTSEELSNLIVEGIQQRKGKNIVRLDFAGLHNAFCRFFIICQGNSRTQVEAIADSVDEIVKKTLGQDPWHSEGYENAEWILLDYVDVVVHVFQDKTRKFYRLEELWADAQVKQFDSEDSQFKAE
- a CDS encoding DUF3822 family protein; protein product: MIPTVSPDLNILDESFDENRALSCKLAVQISSVHLACTVLDLQESRYLAAQIYRFPEQATAGDFCHQLREIAASGILSWHFASANLFVSNQLYTLVPWPLFNPSKQEDYLRFNLSGLQADVIYLTDRLPGLDAVVVFAIHRWLKDELSAIFGTARLHHTISPFVESILGRFKYAGSDPAVFLNIQPDIVEMLILDNHKVSLCNTFKYVTPEDLLYYTMFVLEQSGLTPDQVPLMITGEVGKHAPVIENLTAFFPHIDFVTRNDAFRYAPSFEEIPGHYLHNLLNAEHCEL
- a CDS encoding RsmD family RNA methyltransferase, with the protein product MRIIAGFLKGRKIVPPSNLPVRPTTDMAREGLFNILSNAFDFSTIRVLDLFSGTGLISLEFASRGCLDIVAVDIHPACCAFQKETTRRLQLDSIRAVRGDVFRFVRKSAAGFDLIFADPPFDHPRVPDLPDIIFNAGLLNPEGWYIQEHSARHAFAAHPRFYQHRKYGDVNFTILK
- a CDS encoding biotin--[acetyl-CoA-carboxylase] ligase, whose amino-acid sequence is MAKQIIGSKIIYLDRVSSTNAFMLKEMKEHSFPEGCLVVAHYQYAGRGMDVNTWESEPGKNLTLSIVLYPGFLPLENQFMLNKVTSLGLYDFANQLPVDDPVKIKWPNDLYIGDRKAAGILINNMILGSSIISTVVGIGFNINQEVFFSGAPNPVSLKNVTEMEFSLNRCLTDLCHYLDKRYRDLRLGDFKRLNDDYLHCQYRSGGYYPFRYKGKRLLARIETVDDIGRLVVRTSVGDEICCDQKEIAYIIES
- the coaD gene encoding pantetheine-phosphate adenylyltransferase, whose amino-acid sequence is MKKIAVFPGSFDPITRGHESIVQRALSIFDEIIIAVGQNIEKKYFFPLDRRMEWIRKVFNAYPQIRVESYQGLTVDFCRENGVLFIVRGLRTSADFEFERSIGQINKQIFPDIETVFLLATPEFTALNSSIVRDIIRNDGNPNPFIPEAIHGYLH
- the pyrE gene encoding orotate phosphoribosyltransferase encodes the protein MDFRNDISEKISEFLLLIKAVKLNVADPFTWASGIKSPIYCDNRITLSYPSIRTFIRQAYAKVITEEFGSVDLIAGVATGAIAHGVLVAEELGLPFVYVRASKKDHGLENVIEGKITPGQSVVVIEDLVSTGSTSLSTVRTLRGQDCIVKGMVAIFTYNLTKAIRNFEKENCILYALTDYDRLIQKALSEDYIRDEDLEALKQWRENPEAWGK